One stretch of Elstera cyanobacteriorum DNA includes these proteins:
- a CDS encoding class I SAM-dependent methyltransferase: MSETLTEILRRRLELGPITVADYMRLALGHPTRGYYRTRDPLGGAPGGALSAPGGDFVTAPECSQMFGELLGLWSAHVWGLLGQPDPINLVELGPGRGTLMADALRAVRLVAPGFHAAVRVHMVETSPVLRARQAKALEGERVEWHERITDLPPGPFLLLANEFLDALPIHQLVKHDGEWRERQVGLSPQGEFTFLTATAASPLARLLTPDVAAAPDASIAEVSPAIRGAVTAIGRRLAHYGGAALLIDYGYAKPAAGDSLQAVRRHEYHPVLKDPGEADLTAHVDFEAVGQAARLTGVDVHGPIEQGLFLTRLGIVERAKRLVRDLDRAQAREIVEGMDRLIAPQRMGSLFKVIGLGPAGLSALPGFLG, from the coding sequence ATGAGCGAGACCCTAACCGAGATTCTGCGGCGGCGGCTCGAGCTGGGGCCGATCACGGTTGCCGATTATATGCGCCTTGCCCTCGGCCATCCGACGCGCGGCTATTACCGGACCCGCGACCCGCTGGGCGGCGCCCCCGGCGGCGCGCTTTCGGCCCCGGGCGGCGATTTCGTCACCGCGCCCGAATGCTCGCAGATGTTCGGTGAATTGCTCGGCCTCTGGTCGGCCCATGTCTGGGGGCTGCTCGGCCAGCCCGATCCGATCAATCTGGTCGAACTCGGGCCGGGACGCGGCACGCTGATGGCCGATGCGCTGCGGGCGGTGCGGCTGGTGGCGCCCGGCTTCCATGCCGCCGTGCGCGTTCATATGGTCGAAACCAGCCCAGTGCTGCGTGCCCGCCAAGCCAAAGCCCTGGAAGGCGAGCGGGTCGAGTGGCACGAGCGGATTACCGATCTGCCGCCCGGTCCCTTTCTGCTGCTGGCGAATGAGTTTCTTGACGCGCTGCCGATCCATCAATTGGTTAAGCACGACGGGGAATGGCGCGAACGACAGGTAGGCCTCTCGCCGCAGGGGGAGTTTACCTTTCTAACCGCGACCGCCGCCTCGCCACTTGCCCGCCTGCTGACCCCCGATGTTGCTGCCGCCCCGGACGCAAGTATTGCCGAAGTCTCCCCCGCGATTCGGGGGGCGGTGACGGCCATCGGCCGCCGTCTTGCCCATTACGGCGGCGCGGCGTTGCTGATCGACTATGGCTATGCCAAGCCCGCCGCCGGGGATTCCTTGCAGGCCGTGCGCCGTCATGAATATCACCCCGTGTTAAAAGACCCCGGCGAGGCCGATCTAACCGCCCACGTCGATTTCGAGGCGGTCGGGCAAGCCGCGCGGTTAACGGGCGTCGATGTGCATGGGCCGATTGAACAGGGCTTGTTCCTAACGCGGCTTGGCATCGTCGAGCGGGCAAAACGGCTGGTCCGCGACCTTGATCGCGCCCAAGCGCGCGAGATTGTAGAAGGCATGGACCGGCTGATCGCCCCGCAGCGCATGGGTAGCCTGTTCAAGGTCATCGGCCTTGGCCCTGCCGGTCTATCGGCTTTGCCGGGATTTCTCGGCTGA
- the pgeF gene encoding peptidoglycan editing factor PgeF — protein MSLAPLTASLLDRPGVRHGFFTRQGGVSTGIYASLNAGFGSKDDPAAVAENRDRVAKFLGASGGAQLVTGYQVHSKAVATVTVPWAPGAAPQVDGLVTKQRGLVLGVLSADCAPLLFADADAGVIGACHAGWRGALGGVAQATVEAMVAQGAKRNRIAAAIGPCIGAASYEVSDEFVATFMDADPANMDFFEPGARDGHAQFDLGNYLLRQLEKLRLGAAELLGADTLADPDRFFSYRRETLANGGAPADYGRLISAICLPE, from the coding sequence ATGAGCCTTGCGCCCCTTACCGCTTCGCTGCTCGACCGTCCCGGCGTCCGCCACGGGTTTTTCACCCGTCAGGGCGGCGTTTCGACCGGGATTTACGCCAGCCTGAACGCCGGGTTCGGCTCGAAGGACGATCCGGCGGCGGTGGCGGAAAACCGCGACCGGGTGGCGAAATTTCTCGGCGCCAGCGGTGGGGCGCAGTTGGTGACGGGCTATCAGGTGCATAGCAAGGCGGTGGCAACGGTGACCGTGCCTTGGGCGCCCGGCGCGGCGCCACAGGTCGATGGGCTGGTGACGAAGCAGCGCGGCCTCGTGCTGGGCGTGCTTTCCGCCGATTGCGCGCCGCTGTTGTTCGCCGATGCCGACGCTGGGGTGATCGGCGCCTGTCACGCGGGCTGGCGCGGCGCCCTCGGTGGCGTGGCACAGGCGACGGTCGAAGCGATGGTCGCCCAAGGCGCGAAGCGCAACCGCATTGCGGCCGCCATCGGCCCCTGCATCGGCGCCGCCTCCTACGAAGTCTCGGACGAGTTTGTGGCAACCTTCATGGATGCCGATCCCGCCAATATGGATTTCTTCGAACCCGGCGCCCGCGACGGGCACGCGCAGTTCGACCTTGGCAATTACCTATTGCGCCAGCTCGAAAAACTGCGCCTGGGCGCGGCGGAACTGCTGGGGGCCGATACGCTGGCCGACCCGGATCGTTTTTTCAGCTATCGGCGGGAGACGCTGGCGAATGGCGGCGCGCCCGCCGACTATGGTCGCCTGATTTCCGCCATTTGCCTTCCCGAGTAA
- a CDS encoding pyridoxamine 5'-phosphate oxidase family protein codes for MEPPAFYNDLTLTEAEAWRLIARGAADRHSPYHLMQLASLGMDADGLPSPRLRTVVLRAVDAKARVLRFHTDARSPKGAELAACPRVQVLFYDPGHKIQLRLDATAAPAPDELRRAAWAATNRHGRLCYAVTGAPSSPQAVPAADFAAEAEAAVFQPYLLTVSGLDWLYLAAQGHRRARFAYGADGSVTHMGWLTP; via the coding sequence ATGGAACCCCCGGCTTTCTATAATGATCTAACGCTCACCGAAGCCGAAGCCTGGCGGCTGATCGCGCGCGGCGCCGCCGATCGCCATAGCCCCTATCACTTGATGCAACTCGCCAGCCTGGGGATGGACGCGGACGGTCTGCCCAGCCCGCGCCTGCGCACGGTCGTTTTGCGCGCTGTGGACGCAAAAGCCCGCGTGCTGCGCTTCCATACCGACGCGCGGTCGCCGAAAGGGGCGGAACTTGCAGCCTGCCCGCGCGTCCAGGTGCTGTTCTATGATCCCGGTCATAAGATCCAACTACGGCTGGACGCGACCGCCGCCCCGGCGCCGGATGAGCTACGCCGCGCGGCTTGGGCCGCGACCAATCGGCACGGGCGGCTCTGCTATGCCGTTACCGGCGCCCCCAGCAGCCCCCAGGCCGTCCCCGCTGCCGATTTTGCCGCGGAGGCGGAGGCGGCGGTGTTCCAGCCCTATCTGCTAACGGTCTCGGGGCTCGATTGGCTCTATCTCGCCGCGCAAGGCCACCGCCGCGCCCGCTTTGCTTATGGAGCGGACGGCAGCGTAACGCATATGGGCTGGCTAACCCCTTAA
- a CDS encoding DUF4139 domain-containing protein: MRPFLPALSAALLLTVPVWAAEPQVTAVLLTQAGVATVEQEAKVSGDETLDVTVPFSQVDDVLKSLIVLDPAGSVQRVTLAGSSDETAMADLPIPPDALTSTPALLQALVGQSIEIDNTLRSQKGRLMAVVEREEMGGKDKPDPVRRLVLSLLTDSGVTETILEPGATVRLSDKALQARLDRALASLANSRDRSARTLSVAVAGQGERVVKLAYVVAAPVWKATYRLDLAPDGKTARLQGWAVLENRTGKDWKNIRLTLSSGQPVTFRQPLYASTWVDRPEVALNVAKVKPLEADRGTVTTMSMVNASPVPAPVLAPPMGKMQEFSVAPRALAAVPVATADESLTQISLTLPQTISVAAGQSLSVPIVDKTVPAQQVLVWNTREAANALQAAVELTNAGDSSLPPGAVALYDGGRGFVGDGRLDLFPKGENRFISYARDVQAKLTRQAETTAHSTGITILRGVATRREKMETRTKLRAVLKEGDTRPILVDFPRQGADATLVAPTDGVRETPSGYRISLTGGADRQMEIVTQRIGATTINIATSTIDWVQFRQDNGDLPEPVRAALDKLIQLNGKFADAQNALTLAESTRSASAAEQKRLRESLSATPALEKSDLGKRYMKDLLSLEDALADQQKSIDRAKQALDSVKKERDAFIATLSIP; encoded by the coding sequence ATGCGTCCGTTTTTACCCGCCCTTTCCGCAGCCCTGCTGCTGACCGTTCCAGTCTGGGCGGCGGAACCGCAGGTGACGGCGGTGCTGCTAACCCAGGCGGGCGTCGCTACCGTCGAACAGGAAGCCAAGGTCAGCGGCGACGAGACCTTGGACGTGACGGTGCCGTTCAGCCAAGTCGATGACGTGCTGAAAAGCCTGATCGTGCTCGATCCGGCGGGCAGTGTGCAGCGCGTGACCCTGGCGGGCAGCAGCGACGAGACGGCGATGGCCGATCTACCGATTCCGCCGGATGCGCTGACCAGCACGCCCGCGCTGCTGCAAGCCCTGGTCGGCCAATCCATCGAGATCGACAATACCTTGCGCAGCCAGAAAGGCCGCCTGATGGCCGTGGTGGAGCGGGAGGAGATGGGGGGCAAAGATAAGCCCGACCCGGTGCGCCGCCTCGTGCTGTCGCTGCTGACCGATAGCGGCGTGACCGAGACGATCTTGGAGCCGGGGGCGACGGTGCGCCTGTCCGACAAAGCCCTGCAAGCCCGGCTAGACCGGGCGCTCGCCAGCCTCGCCAATAGCCGCGATCGCAGCGCCCGCACCCTATCGGTCGCCGTTGCGGGCCAGGGCGAACGGGTGGTGAAGCTCGCCTATGTCGTCGCCGCGCCGGTGTGGAAAGCGACCTATCGGCTCGACCTCGCCCCGGACGGTAAAACCGCGCGGCTGCAAGGCTGGGCGGTGCTGGAAAACCGCACGGGCAAGGATTGGAAGAATATCCGCCTCACCCTCTCCTCCGGCCAACCGGTGACCTTCCGCCAGCCGCTCTACGCCTCGACCTGGGTGGACCGGCCGGAAGTGGCGCTGAACGTCGCTAAAGTGAAGCCGCTGGAGGCGGATCGTGGGACGGTGACGACCATGAGTATGGTGAATGCCTCGCCGGTTCCCGCGCCGGTTCTCGCCCCGCCGATGGGGAAGATGCAGGAATTTTCTGTGGCGCCGCGCGCCTTGGCGGCGGTGCCGGTGGCAACAGCGGATGAATCGCTGACGCAGATCAGCTTGACCCTGCCGCAGACGATCAGCGTGGCGGCGGGGCAATCGCTCTCGGTGCCGATTGTCGATAAGACCGTTCCGGCGCAGCAGGTTCTCGTGTGGAATACGCGGGAAGCCGCCAATGCGCTGCAAGCCGCCGTCGAACTGACCAATGCGGGTGACAGCAGCCTGCCGCCAGGGGCGGTGGCACTCTACGACGGCGGGCGCGGGTTCGTCGGCGACGGGCGGCTCGATCTGTTTCCCAAGGGCGAAAATCGCTTCATTTCGTACGCCCGCGATGTGCAGGCCAAGCTGACCCGGCAGGCAGAGACCACGGCCCATAGCACCGGTATCACCATCCTGCGCGGTGTTGCTACGCGCCGGGAAAAAATGGAGACCCGGACCAAGCTGCGCGCCGTGTTGAAGGAGGGCGATACCCGGCCGATTCTGGTCGATTTCCCGCGCCAAGGGGCCGATGCAACCCTGGTAGCCCCGACCGACGGGGTGCGCGAAACCCCGTCGGGTTATCGGATCAGCCTAACCGGCGGGGCGGACCGGCAGATGGAGATTGTGACCCAGCGTATCGGTGCAACGACAATCAATATTGCGACGTCCACGATTGATTGGGTGCAGTTTCGGCAAGACAATGGTGATCTGCCGGAACCGGTGCGGGCCGCCCTTGATAAGCTGATCCAGCTCAACGGGAAGTTTGCCGATGCCCAAAACGCCCTTACCCTCGCCGAAAGCACCCGCTCCGCCAGCGCCGCCGAGCAGAAGCGCCTGCGCGAGAGTCTGTCGGCAACCCCGGCGCTGGAAAAAAGTGACCTCGGCAAGCGCTATATGAAGGATCTCCTGAGCCTTGAAGACGCGCTGGCCGACCAGCAAAAGAGCATCGACCGCGCCAAACAGGCGCTGGACAGCGTGAAGAAGGAACGCGATGCCTTCATCGCCACCCTCTCCATCCCCTAG
- a CDS encoding GNAT family N-acetyltransferase: MHSFRPVAPTDLTLICQHRETMFREAGWDEMAIGAMAVPFREWLAPRLADDRYFGFIVEDQGRAVGGIGLMILTWPPHPSHPHDDRRGYILNLYIDPAYRRRGLARDLMQQAQSELTRRGLAYAVLHATSNGRKLYEKIGWAATSEMALPLVFDGMPA, from the coding sequence ATGCACAGTTTCCGACCCGTTGCCCCGACCGACCTAACGCTGATCTGCCAGCATCGCGAAACCATGTTCCGGGAAGCCGGCTGGGATGAAATGGCGATTGGCGCGATGGCCGTGCCGTTCCGCGAGTGGCTGGCGCCGCGCCTGGCCGATGATCGCTATTTCGGCTTCATCGTCGAAGACCAAGGCCGCGCCGTTGGTGGTATCGGCTTGATGATCCTAACTTGGCCGCCGCATCCGTCGCATCCGCACGACGACCGGCGCGGCTATATCCTCAATCTCTACATCGATCCGGCCTACCGCCGGCGCGGGCTGGCGCGCGATCTGATGCAGCAAGCGCAAAGCGAACTGACCCGCCGGGGGCTTGCCTATGCAGTCTTGCATGCCACGTCGAATGGCCGGAAGCTCTATGAAAAAATCGGCTGGGCGGCGACCAGCGAAATGGCGCTGCCGCTCGTTTTCGATGGAATGCCTGCATGA
- the lgt gene encoding prolipoprotein diacylglyceryl transferase — protein sequence MSLIVLPALMFPAIDPVAVAIGPVAIRWYALAYIAGIILGWRYMIALATKAPKVATRTDIDDFLTWATLGVILGGRLGYVLFYKPSQYIQNPAEIFQVWNGGMAFHGGALGVIIAAILFTRRRKIPLLAFGDLLVGVVPIGLGLGRIANFLNGELWGRVTDVSWGMIFPTGGPDPRHPSQLYQAALEGLLLFILLRVLEVKGFRGRPGFLSGAFLAGYGVARSIGELFRQPDSFLGFLVAGTTMGQWLSLPMILVGIWLMLRAKPAAAPSRAA from the coding sequence TTCCGGCCATCGACCCGGTGGCGGTGGCTATCGGCCCGGTGGCGATTCGCTGGTATGCCCTGGCCTATATCGCCGGGATTATCCTGGGCTGGCGCTATATGATCGCCCTGGCGACTAAGGCGCCCAAGGTTGCGACCCGCACCGATATTGACGATTTCCTGACCTGGGCGACCCTGGGGGTCATCCTCGGGGGGCGCTTGGGCTATGTGCTGTTCTATAAGCCCAGCCAGTATATCCAGAACCCGGCAGAGATTTTTCAGGTCTGGAACGGCGGCATGGCCTTCCACGGTGGGGCGCTGGGGGTGATTATCGCCGCTATCCTCTTCACCCGCCGCCGCAAGATTCCGCTGCTGGCCTTCGGTGATCTACTGGTCGGCGTCGTGCCCATCGGCCTCGGTCTCGGGCGGATCGCGAATTTCCTCAATGGCGAACTATGGGGCCGGGTGACAGATGTGTCCTGGGGCATGATCTTCCCGACGGGCGGGCCGGACCCGCGCCACCCCAGCCAGCTTTATCAGGCGGCGTTGGAAGGTTTGCTGCTCTTCATCCTGCTGCGCGTGCTGGAGGTGAAGGGCTTCCGGGGGCGTCCCGGCTTCCTCAGCGGTGCTTTTTTGGCGGGCTATGGGGTTGCCCGTAGTATCGGCGAATTGTTCCGGCAGCCGGATTCTTTCCTCGGCTTCCTCGTCGCCGGGACGACGATGGGGCAGTGGCTGTCGCTGCCGATGATCCTGGTCGGTATCTGGCTAATGCTGCGGGCGAAACCTGCGGCTGCCCCGTCGCGAGCTGCATGA